From one Lolium rigidum isolate FL_2022 chromosome 4, APGP_CSIRO_Lrig_0.1, whole genome shotgun sequence genomic stretch:
- the LOC124650037 gene encoding protein ALTERED XYLOGLUCAN 9-like, whose product MVSAGAQVGLLAACVVLFVPMGLAGWHLSRNKVLFFSGALFVSLAVGVHLSPYLPSLPHLLISSFHPLHPASPSSSSASCLSLLHRVTWSPASPATARAWSWPPSLASTCGFARLTRHDASTLLNGSWVMIAGDSQARLLVLALLRLLLDPAAAAAAEPDLFRRHSDYHAAVPARGISVDFIWAPFEANLTRLLREDLRLAPRAPDVLVLGSGLWHMLHVTDAAQYGDALASIADAANSLRSSLPVPPPPHMFWLGLPHLVNPMLNTEAKRARMNDTILQAYDREVDERCILRRDGGPFRLLDVGKLTRGCECTPDGMHYDGVVYDAVMHIMFNALLIESQQRI is encoded by the coding sequence ATGGTTTCCGCCGGCGCGCAGGTGGGCTTGCTAGCGGCGTGCGTGGTGCTCTTCGTCCCCATGGGCCTCGCCGGGTGGCACCTCAGCCGCAACAAGGtgctcttcttctccggcgcgctCTTCGTCTCCCTCGCCGTCGGGGTCCACCTCTCCCCCTACCTCCCCTCGCTGCCCCACCTCCTCATCTCCTCCTTCCACCCGCTCCACcccgcctccccctcctcctcctccgcctcctgccTCTCCCTCCTCCACCGCGTCACCTGGTCCCCCGCCTCCCCCGCCACCGCCCGCGCCTGGTCGTGGCCGCCCTCGCTCGCCTCCACCTGCGGCTTCGCGCGCCTGACGCGCCACGACGCGTCCACCCTGCTCAACGGCTCCTGGGTCATGATCGCGGGGGACTCGCAGGCGCGGCTGCTCGTGCTCGCGCTGCTGCGCCTGCTGCTCGAcccggccgccgcggccgccgccgagccggacCTCTTCCGCCGCCACAGCGACTACCATGCCGCCGTCCCCGCGCGCGGCATCTCCGTCGACTTCATCTGGGCGCCCTTCGAGGCCAACCTCACGCGCCTGCTCCGCGAGGACCTCCGCCTCGCGCCCCGCGCCCCCGACGTGCTCGTGCTCGGCTCCGGCCTCTGGCACATGCTCCACGTCACCGACGCCGCGCAGTACGGCGACGCGCTCGCGTCCATCGCCGACGCCGCCAACTCCCTCCGCTCCTCGCtgcccgtgccgccgccgccgcacatgTTCTGGCTCGGCCTGCCGCACCTCGTCAACCCGATGCTCAACACCGAGGCCAAGCGAGCGCGCATGAACGACACCATCCTCCAAGCTTACGACCGTGAGGTGGACGAGAGGTGCATCTTGCGCCGCGACGGTGGCCCGTTCCGGCTGCTCGACGTGGGAAAACTCACCCGGGGATGTGAATGCACGCCTGACGGGATGCACTATGACGGCGTGGTGTACGATGCTGTCATGCATATCATGTTCAATGCGCTATTGATTGAATCGCAGCAAAGGATCTGA
- the LOC124705748 gene encoding histone H4-like: MSGRGKGGKGLGKGGAKRHRKVLRDNIQGITKPAIRRLARSGGVKRISGLIYEETRGVLKIFLENVIRDAVTYTEHARRKTVTAMDVVYALKRQGRTLYGFGG; the protein is encoded by the coding sequence ATGTCGGGCCGTGGCAAGGGAGGCAAGGGGCTCGGGAAGGGCGGCGCGAAGCGGCACAGGAAGGTGCTCCGCGACAACATCCAGGGCATCACCAAGCCGGCGATCCGGCGCCTGGCGCGCAGCGGCGGCGTGAAGCGCATCTCCGGGCTCATCTACGAGGAGACCCGCGGCGTGCTCAAGATcttcctcgagaacgtcatccgcgacgCCGTCACCTACACCGAGCACGCCCGCCGCAAGACCGTCACCGCCATGGACGTCGTCTACGCGCTCAAGCGCCAGGGCCGCACCCTCTACGGATTCGGCGGCTGA